In Stieleria varia, one genomic interval encodes:
- a CDS encoding type 1 glutamine amidotransferase, with protein MRILVLQHSAGDGPAEFETVVRELGHTVQIIRLDLEQRLPPSVDCDMLATFGGAFSLAMDQQPDWVAAEQVLIRQYIAAGRRVMGVCLGSQLIASALGGLVRRNRVPEVGWHRVEQTPSHASQLIRDCFPQQTTVLQWHRDTFDIPPGASRIFQSEACDNQAFAIGDQVFGFQFHLEANEQTVKIFSAVAGIHRSLNAANESASNRTELPSTVHSIADIRLQTAVHLPEQSNLLKRFLTQWLA; from the coding sequence ATGCGAATCCTGGTCCTTCAACACAGCGCGGGCGACGGACCAGCTGAGTTTGAAACCGTCGTGCGAGAACTCGGACACACGGTCCAGATCATTCGCCTGGATCTCGAACAACGGCTACCGCCCAGCGTCGACTGCGACATGCTGGCCACGTTCGGTGGCGCGTTCTCGCTTGCCATGGATCAGCAACCTGACTGGGTTGCTGCCGAGCAAGTCTTGATTCGGCAGTACATTGCCGCCGGTCGCCGTGTGATGGGCGTCTGTCTCGGTTCACAGTTGATCGCCTCCGCGTTGGGCGGCTTGGTTCGTCGAAACCGGGTCCCCGAAGTCGGCTGGCATCGCGTCGAGCAAACACCTTCGCATGCATCGCAGTTGATCCGAGATTGCTTTCCACAACAGACCACCGTGTTGCAGTGGCATCGCGACACGTTCGATATCCCGCCGGGCGCGTCACGAATCTTTCAATCCGAGGCGTGTGACAATCAAGCGTTTGCGATCGGCGATCAAGTCTTTGGGTTCCAGTTTCATCTGGAAGCCAACGAGCAAACGGTGAAAATCTTTTCCGCCGTCGCTGGCATCCACCGAAGTCTCAATGCGGCCAACGAGTCTGCGTCGAACAGGACGGAGTTGCCCAGCACGGTACACAGCATTGCGGACATTCGATTGCAAACTGCGGTCCATCTGCCCGAGCAATCCAATCTGCTCAAGCGTTTTCTCACGCAGTGGCTCGCGTAG
- a CDS encoding sialate O-acetylesterase — translation MIRTLFKFTVMSLAVTAFSAAMPSLAHAEIRTSSIFSDSMVLQRDKPIRVWGWTDAGSEATVTLAENSVTGTANEDGRFEVSLPAMPAGGPHELSISSGDQTKTFTDVLIGEVWICSGQSNMAWPVNSANDADLEKMTAKYPNIRLISVPQVGTQEPQDDFNGQWQACTPETVPNFSAVGYFFGRQLHQTLDVPIGLIDNAWGGSAAEAWVRRDVLEQDGKYDELLQRWDERAKTYDHEAAMADYRERLAKWQTDKKGNRPAAPRNDLVGQHRPANLYNGVLKPTIGYTVRGVIWYQGESNAGRAYQYRDLFPLMIQSWREEWGQGDFSFYWVQLADFMNEVDEPADSDWAELREAQTMTLALPNTGQAVIVDLGEAADIHPRNKQDVALRLSRLALAKDYAVDVQSQSPTYQSMEVDGDRIRVTFDDAGGDLDTFDVKQPVGFTIAGDDQKFVPAEAQIVDEHTIEVWSKQVKQPVAVRYAWADNPIANVQNTAGLPMTPFRTDQWKGVTEGVVK, via the coding sequence ATGATTCGAACGTTGTTCAAGTTCACCGTCATGTCCCTTGCCGTCACGGCCTTTTCCGCCGCGATGCCCTCGCTGGCTCACGCCGAGATCCGCACGAGTTCCATCTTCAGTGATTCGATGGTCCTACAACGCGACAAACCCATCCGCGTGTGGGGCTGGACCGACGCCGGCAGCGAGGCCACGGTCACACTGGCGGAAAACTCCGTCACAGGCACCGCCAACGAGGACGGTCGATTCGAAGTCTCGTTGCCCGCGATGCCCGCCGGCGGTCCGCACGAGTTGTCCATCAGTTCGGGAGATCAAACCAAAACATTCACCGACGTGTTGATCGGCGAAGTTTGGATCTGCTCAGGCCAGAGCAACATGGCATGGCCGGTCAACAGCGCCAACGACGCCGATCTGGAAAAGATGACGGCGAAATATCCCAACATCCGTTTGATCAGCGTTCCGCAAGTCGGCACGCAAGAACCGCAAGACGATTTCAACGGACAGTGGCAAGCCTGCACGCCTGAGACCGTCCCGAATTTCTCCGCCGTCGGTTACTTCTTTGGCCGACAGTTGCACCAAACCCTCGACGTGCCGATCGGATTGATCGACAACGCATGGGGCGGTTCGGCTGCGGAAGCCTGGGTTCGACGCGACGTTTTGGAACAGGACGGCAAGTACGACGAGTTGCTGCAACGTTGGGACGAACGCGCCAAGACCTATGATCACGAAGCCGCGATGGCTGACTATCGAGAGCGACTCGCCAAGTGGCAGACCGACAAGAAAGGAAACCGACCCGCCGCTCCGCGAAATGATCTGGTCGGCCAACATCGCCCCGCCAACTTGTACAACGGCGTTCTCAAACCCACCATCGGTTACACCGTCCGTGGCGTGATCTGGTACCAAGGAGAAAGCAACGCCGGACGCGCCTACCAGTACCGTGACTTGTTTCCCCTGATGATCCAAAGCTGGCGTGAGGAATGGGGACAAGGAGACTTCTCGTTCTACTGGGTCCAACTGGCAGACTTCATGAACGAAGTCGACGAGCCCGCCGATAGCGATTGGGCAGAACTCCGTGAAGCCCAAACGATGACCCTGGCACTGCCCAACACAGGGCAAGCCGTCATCGTGGACTTGGGCGAAGCCGCTGACATCCACCCGCGAAACAAACAAGACGTCGCCCTGCGGTTATCTCGTTTGGCTCTCGCAAAGGATTACGCGGTGGACGTCCAATCACAAAGCCCGACGTACCAGTCGATGGAGGTCGACGGCGACAGAATCCGTGTGACGTTTGACGACGCCGGTGGAGATCTCGATACGTTCGATGTCAAACAACCGGTGGGATTCACCATCGCCGGCGACGATCAGAAATTCGTTCCTGCCGAAGCACAAATCGTCGACGAACACACCATCGAGGTCTGGAGCAAGCAAGTCAAGCAGCCCGTTGCGGTTCGCTACGCATGGGCGGACAACCCGATCGCGAACGTGCAAAACACGGCCGGTCTCCCCATGACGCCTTTCCGCACCGATCAATGGAAAGGTGTGACCGAAGGCGTCGTGAAGTAG